In Sphingobium sp. Cam5-1, the following proteins share a genomic window:
- a CDS encoding Gfo/Idh/MocA family oxidoreductase — protein sequence MKIALAGAGAFGEKHLDGLKNIDGVTVTSLVGRNLEPTQAIAAKYGIGHATTDLAETLARDDVDAVILCTPTQMHAAQAIACMDAGKHVQVEIPLADSWDDALAVLAKQQETGLTCMVGHTRRFNPSHQWVHQQVKAGAFNVQQMDVQTYFFRRKNINAKGEPRSWTDHLLWHHAAHTVDLFAYQAGRIVDAHAMQGPIHPELGIAMDMSIQLKSESGAICTLSLSFNNDGPLGTFFRYIGDTGTYIARYDDLVNGKEEPIDVSKVDVSMNGIELQDREFVSAIRDGREPNSSVAKVFDCYRVLGELETQLG from the coding sequence ATGAAAATCGCGCTGGCCGGTGCGGGGGCTTTTGGTGAAAAGCATCTGGATGGCCTGAAAAATATCGACGGTGTGACCGTCACCTCGCTCGTCGGGCGAAATCTGGAGCCGACGCAGGCGATCGCGGCGAAATATGGGATCGGGCATGCGACGACCGATCTGGCCGAGACTTTGGCGCGCGATGATGTCGATGCGGTGATCCTCTGCACGCCGACGCAGATGCATGCAGCACAGGCGATCGCCTGCATGGATGCGGGCAAGCATGTTCAGGTGGAGATACCGCTGGCCGATAGTTGGGACGATGCGCTGGCTGTGCTGGCCAAGCAACAGGAGACGGGGCTGACCTGCATGGTTGGGCATACGCGGCGGTTCAACCCGAGCCATCAATGGGTGCATCAGCAGGTCAAGGCGGGCGCGTTCAACGTCCAGCAGATGGACGTGCAAACCTATTTCTTCCGGCGCAAGAATATCAATGCGAAGGGCGAGCCGCGGTCGTGGACCGACCACCTTCTGTGGCACCATGCGGCGCATACGGTGGACCTGTTCGCTTATCAGGCGGGGCGGATCGTGGATGCGCACGCGATGCAGGGGCCGATCCATCCTGAACTCGGCATTGCGATGGACATGTCGATCCAGTTGAAGAGCGAGAGCGGGGCGATCTGTACGCTTTCGCTGAGCTTCAACAATGATGGGCCGCTGGGGACGTTCTTTCGCTATATCGGCGATACGGGCACCTATATCGCGCGCTATGATGATCTGGTGAACGGCAAGGAAGAGCCGATCGACGTGTCGAAGGTGGACGTGTCGATGAACGGGATCGAGTTGCAGGACCGGGAATTTGTTAGCGCCATCCGGGACGGGCGGGAGCCTAATTCCAGCGTGGCGAAGGTGTTCGACTGCTATCGGGTGCTGGGCGAGTTGGAGACGCAGTTGGGGTGA
- a CDS encoding class III extradiol dioxygenase subunit beta, with the protein MARITAGVGTSHVPAIGAAMDNGKVGEPYWAPVFAGYDWSRQWIAQEKPDVVILVYNDHASAFDMKIIPTFAIGCADRYGICDEGWGPRPVPEVEGHADLAWHIAQSLILDEFDMTIINEMDVDHGLTVPMSLMFGQPEAWPCKVVPLAVNVVTYPPPSGNRCWMLGEAIARAVESFPEDLNVQVWGTGGMSHQLQGPRAGLINAEWDNRFLDLLSAEDNGQLRAIPHIEYLRETGSEGIEMVMWLIMRGALGKKVTPLHRHYHVPASNTAVGHLVLKPDDS; encoded by the coding sequence GCGAACCCTATTGGGCGCCTGTGTTTGCCGGTTATGACTGGTCGCGCCAATGGATCGCGCAGGAAAAGCCGGACGTCGTGATTTTGGTCTATAATGACCATGCGTCGGCGTTCGACATGAAGATCATTCCGACCTTTGCGATTGGTTGTGCGGATCGCTACGGCATTTGCGACGAGGGATGGGGGCCTCGGCCGGTGCCCGAAGTGGAGGGGCATGCCGACCTTGCCTGGCACATCGCGCAGAGCCTGATCCTGGATGAGTTCGACATGACCATCATCAATGAGATGGATGTCGACCATGGGCTGACCGTGCCGATGAGCCTGATGTTCGGGCAGCCGGAGGCTTGGCCTTGCAAGGTCGTGCCGCTGGCCGTCAATGTCGTCACTTATCCGCCGCCGTCGGGCAATCGCTGCTGGATGCTGGGCGAGGCGATTGCGCGGGCGGTGGAAAGTTTCCCCGAGGATCTGAACGTGCAGGTGTGGGGCACGGGCGGGATGAGTCACCAGTTGCAGGGGCCGCGCGCGGGGTTGATCAATGCCGAATGGGACAATCGCTTCCTCGACCTGTTAAGTGCCGAAGATAATGGGCAGTTGCGCGCGATCCCGCATATCGAATATCTCCGCGAAACTGGATCGGAGGGGATCGAGATGGTGATGTGGCTGATCATGCGCGGTGCGCTGGGCAAGAAGGTCACGCCGCTGCATCGCCATTATCATGTTCCTGCATCAAATACCGCAGTCGGGCATCTGGTGTTGAAACCCGACGATTCATAA
- a CDS encoding aromatic ring-hydroxylating dioxygenase subunit alpha, with protein MFIRDAWYVGAWSHELDVTSMMSRRLLGDNILFFRTTDGKVAAIRDRCSHRFAPLSIGRREGDCVRCMYHGLLFDADGKCIEEPGRKGVSPNTNVRSYPTVERYKQVWIWMGDPAKADPDLIPDCHYQDDPAWASIPAYIHYKADYRLILDNLLDFSHLTYVHENTLGGSATIAHIRPKIERDADKVRLTRWYLGEPGIAPYLKGFNTFEGPVDRWHIYELHIPGNVFLMDSGSAPAGSGAPEGQRVSEAMQFRATQIVTPEDEQNSHFFWSYAHNFNIGDREFTAKLAARIAEGFEEDRLMIEAQQGEVNRSAGDQMAFIIADNGLALGRRIIEERLAAEKAGADNGGPQ; from the coding sequence ATGTTCATTCGCGACGCATGGTATGTCGGCGCATGGAGCCACGAACTGGACGTGACGTCGATGATGTCGCGCAGGCTGCTCGGCGACAACATCCTGTTCTTCCGCACGACGGATGGCAAGGTGGCCGCCATTCGGGATCGATGCAGCCACCGCTTCGCTCCGCTGTCGATAGGGCGGCGGGAAGGCGACTGCGTGCGCTGCATGTATCATGGCCTGTTGTTCGACGCCGATGGAAAATGCATCGAGGAACCCGGCCGAAAGGGGGTCAGCCCCAACACCAATGTGCGCAGCTACCCGACGGTTGAACGGTACAAACAGGTATGGATATGGATGGGCGACCCGGCAAAGGCCGACCCCGACCTCATCCCCGACTGCCATTATCAGGACGATCCGGCCTGGGCGTCCATTCCGGCATATATTCATTACAAGGCCGATTATCGCCTGATCCTCGACAACCTCCTCGACTTTTCCCATCTGACCTATGTGCATGAAAATACGCTGGGCGGTTCAGCGACGATCGCCCATATCCGGCCCAAGATCGAGCGGGATGCCGACAAGGTGCGGCTGACCCGCTGGTATTTGGGGGAGCCGGGCATCGCCCCCTATCTTAAGGGCTTCAACACGTTCGAAGGTCCCGTCGATCGCTGGCATATTTATGAATTGCACATTCCGGGCAATGTGTTCCTGATGGATTCGGGCAGCGCCCCTGCAGGCAGCGGCGCCCCTGAAGGCCAGCGCGTCAGCGAGGCGATGCAGTTCCGCGCGACGCAGATCGTCACGCCCGAGGACGAACAGAATAGTCACTTTTTCTGGAGCTATGCCCATAATTTCAACATCGGCGACCGCGAATTCACGGCGAAACTTGCCGCTCGCATAGCGGAAGGCTTCGAAGAGGACCGGCTAATGATCGAGGCGCAACAGGGCGAGGTGAACCGCAGCGCCGGGGATCAGATGGCGTTCATCATCGCCGATAACGGCCTGGCGCTTGGCCGCCGCATCATTGAGGAAAGACTGGCCGCAGAGAAAGCCGGGGCCGACAATGGCGGCCCCCAGTGA
- a CDS encoding aspartate aminotransferase family protein, whose protein sequence is MNDDDQSLLQRRRQVLGTGAPLFYDQPLHLVRGEGAWVFDADGRRYLDVYNNVPHVGHCHPHVVEAASRQLATLNINTRYLHDNVVDYAERLAATTDYDHAGVFFTCTGTESNELALRIARHVTGGTGIIASSVNYHGNSAVLASLCTAFPVPEPFPDFARLVQVPDPYRHRLGRSDAQLASHYLDEARGAIASLQDSGVKLAALLIDPSLANEGLPEFVPGYLTGLVELVRAAGGLVIADEVQSGFGRTGAAMWAHQYHGIIPDIITTGKPMGNGFPIGSVISTYDVIDEFGRSANYFNTFGGNPVATAAAAAVLDVIENEGLIANAATVGAYVEERLKALMMRHEIIGNVRCRGMFFGLELVADRATKQPSPHAGRIVNAMKDKGVLLSRIGPSDNILKMRPSMVFAREQADILLAALDETLEEMGC, encoded by the coding sequence ATGAATGATGACGACCAATCTCTCCTGCAAAGACGCAGGCAGGTGCTGGGGACGGGCGCGCCGCTTTTCTACGACCAGCCTTTGCATCTGGTCCGGGGCGAGGGAGCGTGGGTGTTCGACGCGGATGGGCGCCGATATCTGGACGTCTATAATAATGTGCCGCATGTCGGCCATTGCCATCCCCATGTGGTGGAGGCTGCGTCGCGGCAACTGGCGACGCTCAACATCAACACGCGCTATCTGCACGACAATGTCGTCGATTACGCCGAACGGCTGGCCGCCACTACGGATTATGATCATGCGGGCGTCTTCTTCACATGTACCGGGACGGAGTCGAACGAGCTGGCGCTACGCATCGCCCGGCATGTGACGGGCGGCACGGGCATCATCGCCAGCAGCGTCAATTATCACGGCAATTCGGCAGTGCTCGCATCCCTGTGCACTGCCTTTCCGGTCCCTGAACCCTTTCCGGACTTCGCCCGGCTGGTGCAGGTGCCCGACCCTTATCGCCACCGTTTGGGCCGATCCGACGCGCAGTTGGCGAGTCATTATCTGGATGAGGCGCGCGGGGCGATCGCTTCGTTGCAGGATAGTGGCGTCAAGCTGGCGGCCCTGCTGATCGATCCTTCCCTGGCCAATGAAGGCTTGCCCGAATTCGTGCCCGGATACCTTACCGGCCTGGTCGAATTGGTGCGTGCGGCCGGTGGCCTGGTCATCGCGGACGAGGTGCAATCAGGCTTTGGCCGAACGGGTGCCGCGATGTGGGCTCATCAATATCACGGTATCATTCCAGACATCATCACCACCGGCAAGCCGATGGGTAACGGATTCCCGATCGGCAGCGTCATATCGACCTATGACGTGATCGACGAGTTCGGCCGGAGCGCGAATTATTTCAACACTTTTGGCGGAAACCCCGTGGCGACGGCCGCCGCCGCCGCAGTGCTGGACGTCATAGAGAATGAAGGGCTGATCGCCAACGCCGCCACCGTTGGCGCCTATGTCGAAGAGCGTTTGAAGGCGTTGATGATGCGCCATGAGATCATCGGCAATGTGCGTTGTCGCGGCATGTTCTTCGGCCTTGAACTGGTGGCGGATCGCGCGACGAAACAGCCTTCGCCCCATGCGGGCCGGATCGTCAATGCGATGAAGGACAAGGGCGTGCTGCTCAGCCGCATTGGTCCATCCGACAACATCCTCAAGATGCGGCCGTCGATGGTGTTCGCCCGTGAACAGGCGGACATCCTACTGGCGGCGCTTGATGAAACACTGGAAGAAATGGGCTGCTGA
- a CDS encoding phosphotransferase enzyme family protein: protein MSASNDAFYARTPDEQIAALQLLAEAALAQWPGRFTDLTPVKYRENAVFSVFRDDGRRFAVRIHRYGYHSPEALRSELAWMRSLADAGVGAPLSALSHAGEALVAVAHPAVPEPRQVDFLEWLPGTPIGSADHGLSLTGADAIAAMEKVGALAARVHGHSHACASAGTMVRHAWDADGLIGSEPFWGRFWEMPGLTRAQLALLQEARKHAAHDLAAFGMDGDRYGLIHADFVPENLLFDGERINLIDFDDCGFGWHMFELATALFFLHHQEDYAQLTQALLRGYRQERVLPAEHEALLPLFLFLRGTTYMGWTQTRYETETAQTQGPMIIQRTCDLAEQYLKTKL, encoded by the coding sequence ATGTCCGCATCGAACGACGCTTTTTACGCCCGGACGCCGGATGAACAGATCGCCGCGCTTCAGCTGCTGGCGGAAGCGGCGCTGGCGCAATGGCCGGGACGCTTCACGGATCTGACGCCCGTCAAATATCGGGAGAATGCCGTATTTTCCGTGTTCCGCGACGATGGCCGCCGCTTTGCCGTGCGCATCCACCGATATGGATACCATAGCCCAGAGGCGCTGCGATCGGAACTGGCCTGGATGCGGTCATTGGCCGATGCGGGCGTGGGTGCGCCCCTGTCCGCGCTCAGCCATGCGGGCGAGGCGCTGGTCGCGGTGGCGCATCCCGCTGTGCCAGAGCCGCGCCAGGTCGATTTCCTCGAATGGTTGCCCGGAACGCCGATCGGGTCGGCGGACCATGGCCTGTCCCTGACTGGCGCGGATGCAATCGCGGCAATGGAGAAAGTCGGGGCGCTTGCCGCCCGCGTGCATGGTCATTCGCACGCATGCGCCAGTGCGGGGACGATGGTGCGTCATGCGTGGGATGCGGACGGGTTGATCGGATCGGAACCCTTTTGGGGGCGCTTCTGGGAAATGCCGGGGCTGACAAGGGCGCAGCTTGCACTATTGCAGGAAGCGCGGAAGCACGCCGCGCACGACTTGGCGGCCTTTGGCATGGATGGCGATCGATACGGCCTTATCCACGCCGATTTCGTGCCGGAAAATCTGCTGTTCGACGGCGAGCGGATCAATCTGATCGATTTCGACGATTGCGGCTTTGGCTGGCATATGTTCGAACTGGCGACCGCGCTGTTCTTTCTGCACCATCAGGAGGATTATGCGCAGCTGACGCAAGCGTTGCTGCGCGGTTATCGTCAGGAGCGCGTGCTGCCCGCCGAGCATGAAGCGCTGTTGCCGCTCTTCCTGTTCCTGCGCGGCACGACCTATATGGGCTGGACGCAAACGCGCTATGAAACGGAAACGGCGCAAACCCAGGGGCCGATGATAATCCAACGGACGTGCGACCTGGCGGAGCAGTATTTGAAGACGAAGTTGTAA
- a CDS encoding helix-turn-helix domain-containing protein, with protein sequence MPQSTMPPYYFIYGQHIRDLDPRFIHVERISDRGTLHHGNVEPHVHPHLHQLSYWLQGEGRFTIDGAEHDLSPGTLTWIPANAVHGFRADAAADAIVLSLSHDFLSDVLDYVDAAPVDALARNPLISKMPAELTGRVREAFLDLEREHQFPSWGLKNVVSAHVQLIMVMLARLFEADRLACHAPPKAATLFSRFISLLEQRFRECRTVDAYVALLGTTPYLLNRACREGAGRNASEVIRGRVLLEAKRLLHYTALNSGDVAFALGFSDPAHFGRAFRAETGLSPARWRAQQRKLADADKD encoded by the coding sequence GTGCCCCAGTCCACCATGCCCCCTTATTATTTCATCTACGGACAACATATCCGCGATCTCGATCCGCGCTTTATCCATGTCGAGAGAATCAGCGATCGCGGCACGCTGCACCATGGCAATGTCGAGCCGCACGTCCATCCGCACCTGCATCAGCTTTCCTATTGGTTGCAGGGTGAAGGCCGTTTCACTATCGACGGCGCAGAGCATGACCTGTCGCCCGGCACGTTGACATGGATACCCGCGAACGCGGTCCACGGTTTCAGGGCGGACGCGGCGGCCGACGCCATCGTGCTGAGCCTGTCGCATGATTTCCTGTCCGACGTCCTTGACTATGTCGATGCCGCGCCGGTTGACGCGCTTGCCCGGAACCCGCTGATCTCGAAAATGCCCGCGGAACTGACTGGCCGCGTACGGGAGGCGTTTCTGGACCTGGAACGAGAACATCAGTTTCCGTCCTGGGGCCTGAAAAATGTGGTGAGCGCGCATGTGCAACTGATCATGGTCATGCTCGCCCGCTTGTTCGAGGCCGACCGGCTGGCGTGCCATGCCCCGCCGAAGGCCGCCACGCTGTTTTCCCGCTTCATCAGCCTGCTCGAACAGAGATTTCGGGAGTGCCGCACGGTCGATGCCTATGTCGCGCTGCTGGGAACGACGCCCTATCTGCTCAATCGCGCCTGCCGGGAAGGGGCGGGCCGGAATGCGTCTGAAGTGATCCGGGGCCGGGTCCTTTTGGAGGCAAAGCGGCTGCTCCATTACACCGCCCTTAATTCGGGAGATGTCGCCTTTGCACTGGGCTTTAGCGATCCGGCGCATTTCGGCCGGGCGTTTCGCGCGGAAACCGGCCTGTCTCCCGCCCGCTGGCGGGCGCAGCAGCGCAAGCTGGCCGACGCAGACAAGGATTGA
- a CDS encoding SDR family NAD(P)-dependent oxidoreductase: MAKRFDGKVALITGGGSGIGAAAAQRIADEGGRVVLLGRRRESLAGVARQCDGIAIVGDTTSPADIQSAVDQACAKLGGIDILVVSAGTEQFGSVESISLPDWHRAFDVNLDGAMLAARAVIPAMRARGGGAIVLISSVAALAGAPSYAAYCASKAGLLGLSRSIAFDYGPENIRCNAMCPGWTLTEMAQREIQDMAREKGIDPARLQQELTRAYPLRRMARPDEMAAVVAFLASDDASFITGTAISVDGGGGIVDVGTLPFL, translated from the coding sequence ATGGCGAAAAGATTTGACGGTAAGGTCGCCCTGATAACCGGCGGCGGCAGCGGGATCGGGGCCGCCGCGGCGCAGCGCATCGCGGACGAAGGCGGCCGGGTCGTCTTGCTCGGACGGCGGCGCGAGTCACTGGCCGGGGTTGCAAGACAATGCGACGGCATTGCGATCGTCGGCGACACAACCAGCCCCGCCGACATCCAAAGCGCCGTCGATCAGGCATGCGCGAAGCTTGGCGGCATCGACATTCTGGTGGTCAGCGCGGGCACCGAACAATTCGGATCGGTGGAAAGCATTTCGCTGCCCGACTGGCATCGCGCGTTCGACGTCAATCTGGATGGCGCGATGCTGGCCGCCCGTGCCGTCATTCCGGCGATGCGCGCGCGCGGCGGTGGGGCGATCGTCCTGATATCATCGGTCGCGGCCCTCGCCGGGGCGCCGTCCTATGCCGCCTATTGTGCATCAAAGGCGGGGTTGCTGGGGCTTAGCCGGTCGATCGCATTCGACTATGGACCGGAAAATATCCGCTGCAACGCGATGTGCCCGGGCTGGACGCTGACCGAAATGGCGCAGCGCGAAATTCAGGACATGGCGCGGGAAAAGGGCATCGATCCCGCCCGGCTTCAGCAAGAGCTGACCCGCGCCTACCCCTTGCGACGCATGGCGCGGCCCGACGAGATGGCGGCGGTCGTCGCCTTCCTCGCATCCGATGATGCATCCTTCATCACGGGGACGGCGATCAGCGTCGATGGCGGCGGCGGCATCGTCGATGTCGGCACTCTGCCTTTCCTGTAA